A DNA window from Bradyrhizobium barranii subsp. barranii contains the following coding sequences:
- a CDS encoding PAS domain-containing hybrid sensor histidine kinase/response regulator, translating into MAMDRTFRIKVRMRRFRRQHPRIAFAIRSFMIFSATFGGAYGFVSGSRSENSGYDPNTFAVGASFLFALACLGLATLSMRLRFVNKRMRKLAAHNETLIDRNWELKEAEERARSLFEQQGDLIVLRDHQGRITFANDAYCALAGQARNVLVGTRFDFDVLEQGDSARESNGTRIHDQRITTPHGARWIAWREGYVRLDAGQPAELQSVGRDVTDRTETERALSDARDQADAANRAKSRFLAMASHEIRTPLNGIIGMGGLLLDTALTPEQTTYARAVKTSGEALMALIEELLDYSKIEAGKLDLDQRPFALSTMIEEITELLAPRAQAKTLEIAAYVDERLPLEVVGDAARLRQVLLNLAGNAIKFTATGGVALIVEPGIWPNEISFLVRDTGIGIAPEARTRIFREFEQADERVARTYGGTGLGLAISERIVKRMGGRITLESEPGKGSTFEVAIPLPPSQSGAGQTAFPSPDLTGKSILLIADGIEASLIARRLERWGGQICLVSDGAVAEALLPERSWHAVLVDRAIGAAIADHLGEVARKHATQRLVLLTSSSRHEKFSASFTGFLIKPLRAASLAARLALTPEVASPELAPEPPAASPAGVVTAKGLSILVAEDNEINALLMRSLLTKLGHRVVIAVHGEAALESWLAASSAGTPYDLVLMDIQMPQLDGIEATKRIRTHEAAKGGHHTPILALTANTLVEDRYACFEAGMNGFLIKPLDRDKLDEALAGLAAARHLMV; encoded by the coding sequence ATGGCGATGGATCGGACGTTCCGGATCAAGGTGCGCATGCGCCGCTTCAGGCGACAGCATCCTCGCATCGCGTTCGCGATCCGCTCCTTCATGATCTTCTCGGCGACGTTCGGCGGCGCCTATGGCTTCGTCTCCGGCAGCCGCTCCGAGAACTCCGGCTACGATCCCAATACGTTTGCGGTCGGAGCAAGCTTCCTGTTCGCGCTCGCCTGCCTCGGCCTCGCCACGCTCAGCATGCGGCTGCGCTTCGTCAACAAGCGGATGCGGAAGCTGGCCGCCCACAACGAGACGCTGATCGACCGCAATTGGGAACTGAAGGAAGCGGAAGAGCGCGCGCGCAGCCTGTTCGAACAGCAGGGTGACCTGATCGTGCTGCGCGACCATCAGGGCCGCATCACCTTCGCCAACGACGCCTATTGCGCGCTCGCAGGACAGGCGCGCAACGTGCTGGTCGGCACGCGTTTCGATTTCGACGTCCTCGAGCAGGGCGACAGCGCCCGCGAAAGCAACGGCACGCGCATTCACGACCAGAGGATCACCACCCCGCACGGCGCGCGCTGGATCGCCTGGCGCGAGGGCTATGTCCGTCTCGATGCCGGCCAGCCCGCCGAATTGCAGAGCGTCGGACGCGACGTCACCGACCGCACCGAGACCGAGCGCGCGCTGTCGGACGCACGCGACCAGGCCGATGCCGCCAACCGCGCCAAGTCGCGCTTCCTGGCGATGGCCTCGCATGAGATCCGCACGCCACTCAACGGCATCATCGGCATGGGCGGCCTGTTGCTCGACACCGCGCTGACGCCGGAGCAGACGACCTATGCCAGGGCGGTGAAAACCTCCGGCGAAGCCTTGATGGCGCTGATCGAGGAACTGCTCGACTATTCCAAGATCGAGGCCGGCAAGCTCGATCTCGACCAGCGCCCGTTCGCGCTCTCGACCATGATCGAGGAGATCACCGAGCTGCTCGCACCGCGCGCGCAGGCAAAGACGCTCGAGATCGCCGCCTATGTCGACGAGCGCCTGCCGCTCGAGGTCGTCGGCGATGCCGCGCGGTTGCGCCAGGTGCTGCTCAACCTCGCCGGCAACGCCATCAAGTTCACCGCGACCGGCGGCGTCGCGCTGATCGTCGAACCCGGCATCTGGCCGAACGAGATCAGCTTTCTGGTGCGCGACACCGGCATCGGCATCGCACCCGAGGCGCGAACGCGCATCTTCCGCGAGTTCGAGCAGGCCGACGAGCGCGTCGCCCGCACCTATGGCGGCACCGGGCTCGGCCTTGCCATCAGCGAACGCATCGTCAAGCGCATGGGCGGCCGCATCACCCTGGAGAGCGAGCCGGGCAAGGGCTCGACCTTCGAGGTCGCGATCCCGCTTCCGCCATCGCAATCCGGCGCGGGACAGACGGCGTTCCCGAGCCCTGATCTCACCGGCAAGTCGATCCTCCTGATCGCCGACGGCATCGAGGCCTCGCTGATCGCGCGGCGGCTGGAGCGCTGGGGCGGACAGATCTGCCTCGTCTCGGATGGCGCCGTCGCAGAGGCGCTGCTGCCGGAGCGCTCATGGCATGCGGTGCTGGTCGATCGTGCGATCGGCGCCGCCATCGCCGACCATCTCGGCGAGGTCGCGCGCAAGCATGCGACGCAGCGGCTGGTGCTGCTGACGTCGAGCTCGCGTCACGAGAAATTTTCAGCTTCTTTCACCGGCTTCCTGATCAAGCCGTTGCGCGCCGCTTCGCTCGCGGCACGTCTCGCGCTGACGCCGGAGGTCGCCTCGCCCGAACTGGCGCCGGAGCCGCCGGCCGCCTCCCCCGCCGGCGTCGTAACGGCAAAGGGCCTGTCGATCCTCGTCGCCGAGGACAACGAGATCAACGCGCTGCTGATGCGCTCGCTACTGACCAAGCTCGGCCACCGCGTCGTCATCGCCGTGCATGGCGAGGCGGCGCTGGAATCCTGGCTCGCGGCGTCATCGGCCGGCACGCCCTACGATCTCGTGCTGATGGACATCCAGATGCCGCAGCTCGACGGCATCGAGGCGACGAAACGCATCCGCACGCATGAGGCCGCCAAGGGCGGCCACCACACGCCGATCCTCGCGCTCACCGCCAATACGCTGGTGGAGGATCGCTATGCCTGTTTCGAGGCGGGCATGAACGGATTTCTGATCAAGCCGCTCGACCGCGACAAGCTGGACGAGGCGCTGGCCGGGCTGGCGGCGGCGCGGCATCTGATGGTGTAG
- the coaA gene encoding type I pantothenate kinase, with translation MDIRAPEQQYNPYRVYTREQWSRLRDDTPMTLEPGEFDRLRSLHDRLDLQEVEDIYLPLSRLLSIYVDAMQRLYYAERQFLNIRDRKMPYIIGVAGSVAVGKSTTARVLQALLARWSPRPKVELITTDGFLYPNAVLERQGIMQKKGFPESYDLPLLLSFLSDIKAGRRHVRAPVYSHLTYDIVPNQWAEIDQPDILIVEGVNVLQTGKLPRDGKAVPVVSDFFDFSVYIDADEAALRQWYIKRFLALRDTAFTNPKSYFNRYALLSDEEATATAIAIWERTNLANLEDNILPTRPRATLILKKGADHTVASVALRRL, from the coding sequence ATGGATATCCGCGCACCCGAGCAGCAGTATAATCCGTACCGCGTCTATACGCGCGAGCAGTGGTCGCGACTGCGCGACGACACGCCGATGACGCTGGAGCCCGGCGAGTTCGACCGGCTGCGCTCGCTGCACGATCGCCTGGACTTGCAGGAGGTCGAGGACATCTACCTGCCGCTGTCGCGCCTCCTGTCGATCTATGTCGATGCGATGCAGCGCCTGTATTACGCGGAGCGCCAGTTCCTCAACATCCGCGACCGCAAGATGCCCTACATCATCGGCGTCGCCGGTTCGGTCGCGGTCGGAAAATCCACCACGGCCCGCGTGCTTCAGGCACTGCTGGCGCGCTGGTCGCCGCGTCCAAAGGTCGAACTGATCACCACCGACGGATTTCTGTATCCCAACGCCGTGCTGGAGCGGCAGGGCATCATGCAGAAGAAGGGTTTTCCGGAGAGCTACGACCTGCCGCTGCTGCTCAGCTTCCTCTCCGACATCAAGGCCGGCCGCCGCCACGTGCGCGCGCCGGTCTATTCGCATCTGACCTACGACATCGTGCCGAACCAGTGGGCCGAGATCGACCAGCCCGACATCCTGATCGTCGAGGGCGTCAACGTGCTGCAGACCGGCAAGCTGCCACGCGACGGCAAGGCGGTGCCCGTGGTCTCCGACTTCTTCGATTTCTCGGTCTATATCGACGCCGACGAGGCGGCGCTGCGGCAATGGTACATCAAGCGCTTCCTGGCGCTGCGTGACACCGCGTTCACCAATCCAAAATCCTACTTCAACCGCTACGCGCTGTTGTCGGACGAGGAAGCCACCGCCACCGCGATCGCGATCTGGGAACGCACCAACCTCGCCAATCTCGAGGACAATATCCTGCCGACCCGCCCCCGCGCGACGCTGATCCTGAAGAAGGGCGCCGACCACACGGTTGCGAGTGTGGCGCTGCGACGGCTATAG
- a CDS encoding phosphoribosyl-ATP diphosphatase yields MSRFTIHDLADTIDARAAAGGEASYTRKLLDKGAEHCAKKFGEEAVETVIAAVENDRAHLIAESADLLYHFLVLLKARGVKLEEVEAALDKRTNMSGLEEKASRKG; encoded by the coding sequence ATGTCGCGTTTCACGATCCACGATCTGGCCGACACCATCGACGCCCGCGCGGCGGCCGGCGGCGAGGCGTCCTATACCCGCAAGCTCCTGGACAAGGGCGCCGAGCATTGCGCCAAGAAGTTCGGCGAGGAGGCAGTCGAAACCGTAATCGCAGCAGTCGAAAACGATCGCGCGCATCTGATCGCTGAAAGTGCCGACCTGCTCTATCACTTCCTTGTGCTGCTCAAGGCCCGCGGCGTAAAGCTGGAGGAGGTCGAGGCCGCGCTGGACAAGCGGACGAATATGTCCGGATTGGAAGAAAAGGCGTCCCGCAAGGGTTAG
- the hisF gene encoding imidazole glycerol phosphate synthase subunit HisF — protein sequence MFKVRVIPCLDVKDGRVVKGVNFVDLRDAGDPVEAAIAYDAAGADELTFLDITATHENRGIMLDVVRRTAEACFMPVTVGGGVRKVDDIKTLLRAGADKVSINSAAVSRREFVKEAAEKFGEQCVVVAIDAKRVKRPGGDRWEIFTHGGRNSTGIDAIEYAQEVVSLGAGEILLTSMDRDGTRQGFDIPLTRAIADSVPVPVIASGGVGNLDHLVDGIRDGHATAVLAASIFHFGEFTIREAKEHMARRGLAMRLDA from the coding sequence ATGTTCAAGGTGCGCGTGATCCCCTGCCTCGACGTCAAGGACGGCCGGGTCGTCAAGGGCGTCAACTTCGTCGACCTGCGCGATGCCGGCGATCCTGTCGAAGCCGCGATCGCCTATGACGCCGCCGGTGCCGACGAGCTCACCTTCCTCGACATCACCGCGACCCACGAGAACCGCGGCATCATGCTGGACGTGGTCCGGCGTACGGCGGAGGCCTGCTTCATGCCCGTGACTGTCGGTGGCGGCGTGCGCAAGGTTGACGACATCAAGACGCTCCTGCGCGCCGGCGCCGACAAGGTCTCGATCAACAGCGCCGCGGTGTCGCGGCGCGAGTTCGTCAAGGAAGCTGCCGAGAAATTCGGCGAACAATGCGTGGTGGTCGCGATCGACGCCAAGCGGGTCAAGCGTCCGGGCGGCGACCGCTGGGAGATCTTCACCCATGGTGGCCGCAACTCGACCGGCATCGATGCCATCGAATATGCCCAGGAAGTGGTCTCGCTCGGTGCTGGTGAAATCCTGCTCACCTCCATGGACCGCGACGGCACCCGGCAGGGCTTCGACATCCCGCTGACCCGGGCGATCGCCGACAGCGTTCCCGTTCCCGTGATCGCCTCGGGCGGTGTCGGCAATCTCGATCATCTCGTCGACGGGATCCGCGACGGCCACGCCACGGCCGTGCTGGCCGCCTCGATCTTCCATTTCGGGGAATTCACCATTCGCGAAGCCAAGGAGCACATGGCCCGGCGCGGGCTGGCCATGCGCCTCGATGCCTGA
- the hisA gene encoding 1-(5-phosphoribosyl)-5-[(5-phosphoribosylamino)methylideneamino]imidazole-4-carboxamide isomerase: protein MILFPAVDLKNGQCVRLEQGDMARATVFNLNPAAQAQSFVEQGFEYLHVVDLDGAFAGKPVNAQAVEAMLKTIKIPVQLGGGIRDLATVEAWLDKGITRVIIGTAAVRDPELVKAAARKFPGRVAVGLDARDGKVAVEGWAETSQVTVLEIAQRFEDAGVAAIIFTDIARDGLLKGLNHDATIALADAISIPVIASGGLASIEDVKAMLTPRARKLAGAIAGRALYDGRLDPAAALTLIRNARTA, encoded by the coding sequence GTGATTCTCTTTCCCGCTGTTGACCTCAAGAACGGCCAGTGCGTGCGCCTCGAGCAAGGCGACATGGCGCGCGCGACCGTGTTCAACCTCAATCCCGCGGCGCAGGCGCAGAGCTTTGTCGAACAGGGCTTCGAGTATCTCCACGTCGTCGATCTCGACGGCGCCTTTGCCGGCAAGCCGGTGAATGCGCAGGCGGTCGAGGCGATGCTCAAGACGATCAAGATCCCGGTGCAGCTCGGCGGCGGCATTCGCGATCTCGCGACCGTCGAAGCCTGGCTCGACAAGGGCATCACCCGCGTCATCATCGGCACCGCCGCGGTGCGCGACCCTGAACTGGTGAAGGCGGCTGCAAGGAAATTCCCCGGCCGCGTTGCGGTCGGGCTCGATGCCCGTGACGGCAAGGTCGCCGTCGAAGGCTGGGCCGAGACCTCGCAGGTGACGGTGCTGGAAATCGCGCAGCGTTTCGAGGATGCCGGCGTCGCCGCCATCATCTTCACCGACATCGCGCGCGATGGCCTGCTCAAGGGCCTCAACCACGATGCGACCATTGCGCTGGCAGATGCGATCTCGATTCCCGTGATCGCCTCCGGCGGCCTCGCCTCGATCGAGGACGTCAAGGCGATGCTGACGCCGCGCGCCAGGAAGCTCGCCGGCGCGATCGCCGGCCGCGCGCTTTACGACGGCCGGCTCGATCCCGCCGCCGCCCTCACCTTGATCCGCAATGCGCGCACCGCCTAG
- the hisH gene encoding imidazole glycerol phosphate synthase subunit HisH: MSVAIIDYGSGNLHSAAKAFERAARSLEIPQKVFVTSDPDQAYGADRLVLPGVGAFADCRRGLDAVNGMVEAITEAVRVKARPFFGICVGMQLMASRGKEHVITDGLNWVGGDVEKIMPRDESLKIPHMGWNTLDLLQEHPVLDRLPLGPKGQHAYFVHSYHLNAANEADVLARADYGGPVTAIVAKDTAIGTQFHPEKSQRFGLALISNFLRWKP, from the coding sequence ATGAGCGTCGCGATCATCGATTACGGTTCAGGCAATCTGCATTCCGCCGCCAAGGCGTTCGAGCGCGCCGCGCGCAGCCTGGAGATTCCGCAAAAGGTCTTCGTCACCAGCGATCCGGATCAGGCCTACGGCGCCGACCGTCTGGTGCTGCCGGGTGTCGGCGCCTTCGCCGATTGCCGGCGCGGGCTCGATGCCGTCAACGGCATGGTCGAGGCGATCACCGAAGCGGTCCGCGTCAAGGCGCGGCCCTTCTTTGGTATTTGCGTCGGCATGCAGCTGATGGCGAGCCGCGGCAAGGAACACGTCATCACCGACGGCCTGAACTGGGTCGGCGGCGACGTCGAGAAGATCATGCCGCGCGACGAGAGCCTGAAGATCCCGCACATGGGCTGGAACACGCTCGACCTGCTGCAGGAGCATCCGGTGCTGGACAGGCTGCCGCTCGGCCCCAAGGGCCAGCACGCCTATTTCGTGCACTCCTACCACCTCAACGCCGCCAACGAGGCGGACGTGCTCGCGCGCGCCGATTACGGTGGACCCGTCACCGCGATCGTCGCGAAGGACACCGCCATCGGCACCCAATTCCACCCCGAGAAGAGCCAGCGTTTCGGCTTGGCCCTGATCTCGAACTTTTTGCGATGGAAACCGTGA